From a single Labrenzia sp. PHM005 genomic region:
- a CDS encoding HEAT repeat domain-containing protein, producing the protein MYAERRQEDPASELELFKRHLTSGNDVVRNMAVRAIPVMDLDPDSTRQALIEALQDPDPDTRADAMELFASLANLADAPLLRDSLTGDPVREVKLAAISGLARLKDQSSVPLLRRLVTDHCNEHVAWEDEAGDWEDWLDIQIAAIGALGQLQAVEAVDDLMAARADEFGQDLDIAVFNALGQMVGTGVEKLLDALKRERGLSKTRVVQTLGKLAPHVLQDHCHLLIASDEPLLRQAAIPLLGSGSADIERLIKDDPDPAVRITALRHAHTARPDLVVGCLIDPDQPVQAAALELVELPLPNSIQSALGDNMQAWLKTAALPLKMAATRRLADVIPDQACELLCAVIEDQSCPLECRLQAVEALENPALGFSVSELRALLSNPAQQVRVKVLTALKSRAAASDRDGIEAIADAIAGVVLKEAGEIRSRSVASRGLDASTPKDDAIGKRNIIITEDGDIVETDTLKENAPAGQSTLSSILKGNQPEPFSTSSDALPKGTHTSAKDRKRRPVEGPDAASSALRKEAIRACADLAAPQIRSALVECLDDPQDELVREAWVALEQQNAISETDDDLLAAAKIAFGHKDPVIRLAAFKIIAGAEPDAGLLAAALIDEDALMRAAAVQFVAPEEAILHLGDQISLVRTTALTRVLTADTPKIIGEAAEILISAERIDTLSKLLSTSAGLFRQLKHDLLIQEWPPKRSFIVLSALAQMTKEKSCLDIIS; encoded by the coding sequence ATGTATGCGGAGCGCCGACAGGAAGACCCGGCTTCTGAGTTGGAGCTGTTCAAGCGCCACCTGACGAGCGGCAATGATGTGGTGCGCAATATGGCGGTGCGGGCTATCCCGGTGATGGATCTCGATCCTGACAGCACCCGTCAGGCGCTTATCGAGGCTTTGCAGGATCCGGATCCGGACACACGGGCAGATGCGATGGAGCTCTTTGCCTCTCTTGCAAACCTGGCTGACGCCCCGCTACTGCGAGACAGCTTAACGGGCGATCCGGTCCGTGAGGTTAAACTTGCGGCCATCTCCGGCCTTGCCCGTTTGAAAGACCAATCCTCCGTCCCTCTGCTGCGCCGCTTGGTCACCGATCACTGCAACGAACACGTGGCATGGGAAGATGAAGCCGGCGACTGGGAAGACTGGCTTGATATTCAGATTGCGGCCATTGGTGCTCTCGGCCAGTTGCAGGCCGTTGAGGCCGTCGATGACCTGATGGCGGCGCGCGCTGATGAATTCGGTCAAGATCTGGATATTGCGGTGTTCAATGCACTCGGCCAAATGGTCGGTACTGGCGTTGAAAAACTGCTGGATGCTCTCAAGCGGGAGCGTGGTCTTTCAAAGACCCGAGTCGTGCAGACCCTGGGGAAATTGGCCCCGCATGTTTTGCAAGACCATTGCCACCTTCTGATTGCCTCCGATGAACCTTTGCTGCGCCAAGCAGCCATTCCCCTTTTAGGATCCGGTAGCGCGGACATTGAACGCCTCATCAAGGATGATCCCGATCCAGCCGTACGCATCACCGCACTGCGTCACGCTCATACGGCCCGGCCGGATCTGGTCGTCGGATGTCTAATCGATCCCGACCAACCGGTACAGGCGGCTGCCCTCGAACTTGTCGAGCTGCCACTCCCGAACAGCATTCAGTCAGCCCTTGGCGATAACATGCAGGCCTGGCTAAAAACAGCGGCTCTTCCGCTGAAGATGGCAGCTACCAGGCGGTTGGCAGACGTGATCCCCGATCAGGCATGTGAACTCCTGTGCGCCGTCATTGAGGATCAGAGCTGCCCGCTGGAATGCCGCCTTCAAGCCGTTGAAGCGTTGGAGAACCCGGCTCTTGGTTTTTCGGTATCTGAATTGCGTGCGCTGTTGTCCAATCCGGCACAGCAGGTCCGGGTGAAAGTTCTGACCGCACTGAAGTCTCGGGCGGCAGCTAGTGACAGAGACGGTATTGAGGCCATTGCCGATGCGATTGCTGGTGTGGTTCTGAAGGAGGCCGGGGAGATCCGGTCACGGTCTGTTGCCAGTCGTGGTTTGGATGCTTCAACACCGAAAGACGACGCGATCGGCAAGCGCAACATTATCATCACGGAAGACGGTGACATCGTTGAAACCGATACCCTCAAGGAGAACGCCCCGGCGGGTCAATCGACCTTGTCATCGATCCTGAAGGGCAATCAGCCAGAACCTTTTTCCACCAGCTCAGATGCCCTGCCAAAGGGCACCCACACAAGCGCCAAGGACCGCAAACGCCGGCCGGTCGAGGGGCCGGATGCCGCTTCATCGGCCCTGCGCAAGGAAGCGATCCGCGCTTGCGCTGACCTTGCTGCCCCACAAATTCGGTCTGCTCTCGTTGAGTGCCTGGACGATCCGCAGGACGAGCTGGTGCGTGAAGCCTGGGTGGCCCTTGAGCAGCAAAACGCAATCTCCGAAACCGATGACGACCTTTTGGCTGCCGCCAAGATAGCGTTTGGCCATAAAGATCCGGTTATCCGGCTGGCTGCATTCAAGATCATCGCCGGCGCTGAACCAGACGCAGGCCTGCTGGCTGCAGCCCTGATAGATGAGGATGCCCTCATGCGTGCTGCGGCCGTTCAGTTCGTGGCGCCGGAAGAGGCGATCCTCCATCTTGGCGACCAGATTTCCCTTGTTCGGACCACCGCGCTCACACGGGTCTTGACCGCAGATACACCGAAGATAATCGGAGAGGCGGCCGAGATCCTGATTTCGGCAGAACGCATCGACACGCTTTCCAAACTGCTGTCCACCTCAGCTGGCCTTTTCCGGCAGCTGAAACACGACCTCCTCATTCAAGAGTGGCCTCCAAAGAGATCCTTCATCGTATTGAGCGCACTCGCTCAGATGACGAAAGAAAAGTCATGTCTAGACATCATCAGTTGA
- a CDS encoding plastocyanin/azurin family copper-binding protein has translation MSRHHQLTAFIARGLIAALKPALALSMCAVAGYAMAAMSHRTVDQITNFSVSSASGMFQFAPNLVRIEPGETLTFLNSRGAHTVKSQKGFWPEGAPEVDITGQLEADVVFDTPGLYGVTCRRHGKYGMVMLVAVGDVEPTQEDYEKISKLKASKSAKDGYQRLMWELHK, from the coding sequence ATGTCTAGACATCATCAGTTGACCGCATTTATCGCAAGAGGCCTAATAGCTGCGCTGAAACCAGCCCTTGCCCTTTCCATGTGTGCCGTTGCCGGCTACGCCATGGCAGCCATGTCGCACCGGACGGTGGATCAGATCACGAATTTCTCGGTCTCGTCCGCTTCCGGGATGTTTCAGTTCGCGCCCAATCTTGTGCGGATTGAGCCGGGCGAAACGCTTACTTTCTTGAACAGCAGGGGCGCACACACGGTAAAATCTCAAAAAGGGTTCTGGCCGGAAGGAGCACCTGAGGTCGACATCACGGGGCAGCTTGAAGCCGATGTTGTCTTCGATACTCCCGGACTTTACGGGGTCACCTGCCGCCGCCACGGCAAATACGGAATGGTGATGCTGGTTGCTGTCGGCGACGTTGAGCCGACGCAAGAGGATTACGAAAAGATCTCCAAGCTTAAAGCCAGCAAAAGCGCGAAGGATGGCTATCAGCGCCTCATGTGGGAACTGCACAAATAA
- a CDS encoding FAD-binding oxidoreductase, protein MCRSAAIVSPPDGLDVTSWPLVASASETWYAKPDANGFFWLAGQGGYGVQTAPALSQLVADLCLHRKSDLPLDVVQALDPSRLI, encoded by the coding sequence ATGTGCCGGTCCGCAGCCATCGTATCGCCGCCGGATGGACTTGATGTCACGTCCTGGCCATTGGTCGCCAGCGCTTCAGAAACCTGGTACGCCAAGCCAGATGCGAACGGATTTTTCTGGCTTGCCGGGCAAGGTGGCTATGGTGTTCAGACAGCTCCTGCCTTATCTCAGCTTGTGGCAGATCTTTGCCTTCACCGGAAATCGGACTTGCCGCTTGACGTGGTGCAGGCTCTCGATCCCTCCCGCCTAATATAG
- a CDS encoding RidA family protein yields MSDIKRLEVGPRMSQAVVHGGLVWLAGQVGTPGDSVADQTKVILQKIEKLLADAGSDKSRILQATIWLASMDDFAEMNEVWDAWVDPANPPARACGESKLATPDYTVEIIVVAAAG; encoded by the coding sequence ATGTCAGATATCAAACGGCTTGAAGTCGGTCCGCGCATGAGTCAGGCAGTTGTCCATGGCGGCCTTGTGTGGTTGGCCGGACAGGTTGGCACTCCAGGTGACAGTGTGGCCGATCAGACCAAAGTGATCCTGCAAAAAATCGAAAAACTTCTTGCAGATGCAGGCAGCGACAAGTCCCGCATCTTGCAAGCGACAATCTGGCTTGCCAGCATGGATGACTTTGCTGAGATGAACGAAGTGTGGGACGCTTGGGTTGATCCTGCCAATCCGCCGGCCCGCGCGTGCGGCGAAAGCAAATTGGCAACGCCAGACTACACCGTAGAAATCATCGTTGTGGCAGCTGCAGGCTAA
- a CDS encoding tripartite tricarboxylate transporter permease: MLDFWLNALSPLNLLLALLGVAAGTIIGSIPGLTATMAVAVLVPLTFTMAPDSALILMGAIYTGAIYGGAYAAILLNTPGTPSAIATTFDGYPMAKRGDGDLAVSIACLASVAGGLVGALALLIFAPPLAEAALAFGPVEYFWLAIFGLSLIAALSTGDFLKGVIGACFGLLIAMIGISETSAEVRFTFGSSTLLGGIETVSALIGLYCIPVLIDLVATPNKHLQEPEDTRGFRLPEAVMALARNKFNLIRSSVIGTMVGALPGAGGSIAGLVAYSEARRSNKGDEKFGEGNPGGIIATESANNATVGGGFIPTLVLGIPGTPPDAVILGALLVQGVRTGPSLFSEGADIVYTFIFGLLLATVLMLPVGLLIGRFAYRAIVQAPKAALVPAVAFMTVIGTFAIRNSVSDIVIMIVLGVIGWLASKRGFSASPIVLGLILGRIAEQGFVQSWTIGDAIGDLWGQFFGRPLSMVIIALTVLSFLYPFWPQIKKLVIKSSGEPVLDRDPAPRNAVLRDLASLVVFGGIALIAISQSASLNQEAAVFPRTIAIAMFALTALAVIKLFITRHVTEVAVEGSWLRMTAVPVMMLGAIALLPIFGFQSSAILMGLALILPAQHEAYSAKGWVILVTGVAAIIFCFTLLFKEVLGVPLP, encoded by the coding sequence TTGCTCGATTTCTGGTTAAACGCCCTTTCGCCATTGAACCTGTTGCTTGCCCTTCTGGGGGTCGCAGCAGGAACGATTATCGGTTCGATACCGGGACTTACAGCCACCATGGCCGTTGCAGTTCTGGTGCCGTTGACGTTCACCATGGCACCTGACAGCGCGCTAATCTTGATGGGGGCCATCTATACCGGAGCCATTTATGGCGGTGCCTACGCGGCCATTTTGTTGAACACTCCCGGAACACCTTCTGCGATTGCGACGACCTTCGACGGTTACCCCATGGCAAAACGGGGGGACGGCGATCTCGCAGTTTCGATTGCCTGCCTGGCCTCCGTTGCTGGAGGTCTTGTAGGAGCCTTGGCGTTGCTGATTTTTGCCCCGCCATTGGCTGAGGCTGCCCTCGCCTTCGGTCCGGTTGAATATTTCTGGCTGGCGATATTCGGCTTGTCGCTGATCGCAGCCCTTTCAACAGGGGACTTTCTGAAAGGTGTCATAGGTGCCTGTTTTGGCCTGCTGATCGCCATGATCGGTATTTCTGAAACCAGCGCAGAAGTACGCTTCACGTTCGGATCCAGCACCCTGCTTGGTGGTATCGAGACCGTGTCCGCCTTGATCGGGCTTTACTGTATTCCGGTGCTGATCGATCTCGTTGCAACGCCAAACAAGCATTTGCAGGAACCTGAGGACACCCGCGGCTTCCGCTTGCCGGAGGCTGTCATGGCGCTGGCACGCAACAAGTTCAACCTCATTCGCAGTTCCGTCATCGGCACGATGGTCGGTGCCCTTCCGGGCGCTGGTGGATCCATCGCCGGCCTGGTTGCCTATTCGGAAGCGCGCCGCAGCAACAAAGGCGACGAGAAATTTGGCGAAGGCAACCCCGGCGGCATTATCGCGACGGAATCGGCCAACAATGCCACAGTCGGCGGCGGCTTTATTCCCACATTGGTCCTAGGCATTCCCGGCACGCCGCCGGATGCGGTCATTTTGGGCGCGCTGCTGGTTCAAGGTGTGCGCACCGGACCGAGCCTGTTCTCCGAGGGCGCTGACATCGTCTATACCTTCATTTTCGGGCTCCTGCTTGCCACCGTGCTGATGCTGCCGGTCGGGTTGCTCATCGGGCGGTTCGCCTACCGCGCGATCGTTCAAGCCCCCAAAGCTGCGCTTGTACCCGCCGTTGCCTTCATGACCGTCATTGGCACCTTCGCCATTCGCAACAGCGTTTCCGACATTGTCATCATGATCGTACTTGGTGTGATCGGCTGGCTGGCATCCAAACGCGGCTTCTCTGCGTCTCCAATTGTGCTGGGACTGATCCTTGGACGCATTGCCGAACAGGGCTTTGTGCAGAGCTGGACCATAGGGGATGCCATCGGCGATCTATGGGGCCAATTTTTTGGCCGGCCGCTCTCAATGGTGATCATCGCCCTGACGGTGCTCAGTTTCCTTTACCCCTTCTGGCCGCAAATCAAGAAGCTGGTCATCAAGTCCAGTGGCGAGCCGGTTCTGGACCGGGATCCGGCACCGAGAAATGCCGTGTTGCGCGATCTTGCCAGCCTTGTTGTATTCGGCGGCATTGCCCTGATCGCGATCTCCCAATCGGCAAGCCTCAATCAGGAAGCGGCAGTCTTTCCCAGAACGATCGCCATTGCCATGTTCGCCTTGACTGCCTTGGCCGTGATCAAGCTCTTCATCACCCGCCATGTCACCGAAGTTGCTGTGGAAGGGTCGTGGCTACGGATGACCGCCGTGCCGGTCATGATGCTGGGGGCTATCGCGTTGCTCCCAATTTTCGGCTTCCAAAGCTCGGCAATCCTGATGGGATTGGCGTTGATCCTACCTGCTCAACATGAGGCCTATTCGGCAAAGGGTTGGGTGATCCTTGTGACCGGCGTTGCGGCGATCATCTTCTGTTTCACCCTGCTCTTCAAAGAGGTTCTGGGCGTTCCGCTGCCGTGA
- a CDS encoding tripartite tricarboxylate transporter substrate binding protein yields the protein MKFRTSIIAAALSAVASIAAAEDFPAGSVDYVIPFGPGGESDITARFQQPFFEKLYGQQLVVSYKPGGGGAVGWSQLNSMAGDGSVIMGINLPHIVIKPQQGDVGFKTEDVTAVYMFHYTPDAIVVKADSDFKSLQDLIDHAKANPKQVIFSGSGKGTANHLAQVQFDALAGIETTYVAFKGTGAAVAALLGNQVKAEWGYTTVGAKQGDKVRMLAVAMEERHPAFPDVPTFRELGFDLVSGAYRGVAVPNSASEETRKQVSDAIAAINADPDFQKQMLDGGFALLDVGYGDSMNAFLTEKAEGYIGAAKAAGIIE from the coding sequence ATGAAGTTCAGAACCAGCATCATTGCGGCCGCCCTTTCGGCCGTGGCCAGTATAGCTGCAGCCGAAGATTTTCCGGCAGGAAGTGTCGATTACGTCATTCCCTTTGGTCCCGGTGGTGAATCTGATATCACTGCCCGGTTTCAGCAACCCTTCTTTGAAAAACTCTACGGTCAGCAGCTTGTTGTCTCCTACAAGCCCGGCGGCGGCGGTGCCGTTGGCTGGTCGCAGTTGAACTCCATGGCGGGCGACGGTTCGGTGATCATGGGCATTAACCTGCCGCACATTGTCATCAAACCGCAACAGGGCGACGTCGGTTTCAAGACTGAAGACGTCACTGCTGTTTACATGTTCCACTACACGCCAGACGCGATCGTTGTTAAAGCCGACAGCGACTTCAAGAGCCTGCAGGACCTCATTGACCATGCCAAGGCCAACCCGAAACAGGTCATCTTCTCCGGCTCGGGCAAAGGAACAGCGAACCATCTGGCACAGGTCCAGTTTGATGCGCTTGCCGGGATCGAAACCACATATGTTGCTTTCAAAGGGACCGGCGCTGCCGTTGCCGCACTGTTGGGCAATCAGGTGAAAGCTGAATGGGGCTACACAACCGTCGGCGCAAAGCAGGGCGACAAGGTCCGTATGTTGGCTGTTGCCATGGAAGAGCGGCACCCTGCCTTCCCGGATGTGCCGACATTCCGCGAGCTCGGTTTTGACCTTGTGTCCGGTGCCTATCGCGGCGTCGCAGTTCCAAACTCTGCCTCAGAAGAAACCCGCAAGCAGGTTTCAGATGCAATTGCGGCGATCAACGCCGACCCCGATTTTCAGAAGCAGATGCTTGATGGCGGTTTTGCCCTTCTGGATGTTGGCTATGGCGACAGCATGAATGCTTTCCTCACCGAAAAGGCTGAAGGCTACATTGGTGCAGCCAAAGCTGCGGGTATCATCGAATAA
- a CDS encoding Ldh family oxidoreductase translates to MADDVVYMPRQAAEDMVQAVLEKSGTSPGNALSVARALVAAEIDGQAGHGFSRVASYAAQARSGKVDGRATPEIVQRAAAYAGIDAGNGFAFPAIDLAIDTLTELTPKTGIAGAGIRRSHHCGQLGAHVERLAEQGLVALMVANAPQAMAPWGGHAPLFGTNPIAFAAPRKDTAPLVIDLSLSKVARGKVMAASKAGRPIPEGWALDKDGQPTTDPKAALAGTMIPAGDAKGAALALIVEILAATLIGANHSFEATSFFDADGAPPGVGQTIITFAPDLVSGNNFADRIEVLIGEIEAQDGTRLPGNRRFNAREEARNRGVAVPAHLLEEIKKTGSA, encoded by the coding sequence ATGGCTGATGATGTCGTTTATATGCCGCGCCAAGCCGCCGAGGACATGGTCCAGGCCGTGCTTGAAAAGAGCGGCACCAGTCCCGGCAATGCATTATCTGTGGCCCGGGCGCTTGTCGCTGCGGAAATCGACGGTCAGGCTGGCCATGGTTTTTCCAGAGTGGCCAGTTATGCGGCGCAAGCCCGGTCAGGCAAGGTGGATGGCAGAGCAACACCAGAAATTGTCCAACGTGCTGCAGCTTATGCCGGGATTGATGCGGGCAATGGCTTTGCCTTTCCGGCCATTGACTTGGCAATCGACACGCTCACCGAGTTAACTCCCAAAACCGGCATTGCGGGCGCAGGCATCCGGCGATCGCACCACTGTGGCCAATTGGGCGCTCATGTGGAGCGCCTGGCCGAGCAGGGTTTGGTTGCGCTGATGGTGGCCAATGCACCGCAGGCGATGGCGCCCTGGGGCGGTCATGCACCGCTTTTCGGCACCAATCCAATCGCTTTTGCCGCCCCTCGCAAAGATACTGCGCCTTTGGTGATTGATCTGTCCCTGTCAAAGGTTGCCCGCGGTAAAGTGATGGCAGCCTCAAAAGCCGGTAGGCCTATCCCGGAAGGCTGGGCACTGGATAAAGACGGTCAACCGACGACGGACCCAAAGGCCGCGCTCGCCGGCACAATGATCCCGGCCGGAGACGCTAAAGGTGCCGCATTGGCACTCATCGTTGAGATCCTGGCAGCCACTTTGATCGGGGCCAATCACTCCTTTGAAGCAACGTCCTTTTTCGACGCTGATGGCGCGCCTCCCGGTGTTGGGCAAACCATAATCACTTTTGCCCCGGACCTGGTTTCTGGAAACAATTTCGCCGATCGAATAGAGGTGCTGATTGGTGAAATTGAGGCCCAGGACGGCACGCGCCTTCCTGGCAACCGCCGCTTCAATGCGCGTGAGGAGGCGCGTAACCGGGGCGTCGCCGTTCCGGCTCATTTGTTGGAGGAGATCAAAAAAACCGGTTCAGCCTGA
- a CDS encoding hydroxyacid dehydrogenase — protein sequence MKIVVSEFMDETALSGFSNEDQVLYAPGLVDDRGALLGELADADALIVRNRTQVNQELLDAAPNLQVVGRLGVGLDNIDLDTCASRQVAVCPATGANTLSVAEYVITAALVLVRGAYHSAAEMQAGDWPRNALIGGEVSGRCLGLWGFGGIARAVAVRAQALGMTIAAYDPFVAADDPAWSGVQRCESGDELLGQSNVLSLHVPLTDSTRNLIDAAAIAKMPVGAVLINTARGGVVDETAVAEALLSGALGGAALDVFESEPLTEDAASRFKDVPNLILTPHIAGVTKEGNVRVSSVTVENVKRVLNHG from the coding sequence ATGAAAATCGTTGTTTCAGAATTCATGGACGAAACAGCGCTTTCTGGTTTTTCTAACGAAGACCAGGTGCTTTACGCACCTGGTCTGGTCGATGACCGGGGCGCGCTATTGGGAGAACTTGCCGATGCAGATGCCCTGATTGTCCGCAACCGGACACAGGTGAACCAGGAGCTTCTAGACGCAGCCCCAAATCTCCAGGTGGTTGGCCGATTGGGTGTCGGTCTCGACAATATTGATCTCGACACTTGCGCCAGCCGTCAGGTCGCCGTTTGCCCCGCGACGGGCGCCAACACATTGTCAGTCGCAGAGTATGTCATTACCGCCGCTCTTGTTCTGGTACGTGGCGCCTATCATTCCGCAGCTGAAATGCAGGCTGGTGATTGGCCGCGCAATGCGCTGATCGGCGGAGAAGTTTCTGGCCGCTGCCTGGGACTTTGGGGTTTTGGCGGCATTGCCCGGGCTGTTGCCGTGCGTGCGCAAGCCCTGGGAATGACAATTGCGGCCTATGATCCCTTTGTTGCCGCCGATGACCCGGCCTGGTCCGGAGTTCAGCGCTGTGAAAGTGGAGATGAGTTGCTTGGCCAATCTAATGTGCTGTCGCTTCATGTGCCGCTTACTGACAGTACCCGGAACCTGATTGATGCGGCAGCCATTGCAAAAATGCCGGTAGGTGCTGTCCTGATCAATACAGCCCGTGGCGGTGTTGTCGATGAAACAGCCGTTGCTGAGGCGTTGCTCTCAGGGGCCTTGGGTGGTGCGGCCTTGGACGTCTTCGAGAGCGAACCTTTGACGGAAGATGCCGCCTCCCGCTTCAAGGATGTTCCAAATCTTATTCTGACACCGCACATTGCCGGTGTGACCAAAGAAGGCAATGTCCGCGTGTCTTCCGTGACAGTCGAAAATGTCAAACGGGTACTCAATCATGGCTGA
- a CDS encoding UxaA family hydrolase: MSSKYSNITVKAYRRENGRVGVRNHVLILPVDDISNAACEAVANNVKGTLAIPHAYGRLQFGEDLELHFRTIIGTGANPNVAAVVVIGIEPGWTKRIADGIRKTGKPVAEFSIEQKGDFETIRQASWAAKDFVHMASEYQREECSISDLWVSTKCGESDTTTGLGSCPTVGNMYDKLLPEGITGFFGETSEITGAEHICQKRAINEEVGERWYKMWKAYSDDVIFAHQTDDLSDSQPTKGNIEGGLTTIEEKALGNLEKIGRTSQYIDILEPAEAPNSGNGLYFMDSSSAAAECVTLMAAGGAVIHTFPTGQGNVVGNPIVPVIKITANPRTVRTMSEHVDVDVSGILRREMTIDEAGDALIEMIRRTANGRNTAAEALGHREFSMTKLYRSA, from the coding sequence ATGTCGTCCAAATATTCGAATATCACGGTGAAGGCCTACCGGCGGGAAAACGGCCGCGTCGGCGTGCGCAATCACGTTCTCATCCTGCCCGTCGATGATATCTCCAACGCCGCTTGTGAAGCCGTCGCCAACAACGTCAAGGGCACGCTCGCCATTCCGCATGCCTATGGCCGGCTGCAGTTCGGGGAAGATCTGGAACTGCATTTCCGCACCATCATCGGCACCGGCGCCAACCCGAATGTTGCCGCCGTCGTTGTCATCGGCATCGAGCCGGGCTGGACCAAACGCATCGCCGACGGCATCCGGAAAACCGGCAAGCCGGTCGCTGAGTTTTCCATCGAGCAGAAAGGCGACTTCGAAACGATCCGTCAGGCGTCCTGGGCTGCGAAGGACTTCGTCCATATGGCGTCGGAATACCAGCGCGAGGAATGCTCGATCTCCGATCTATGGGTGTCGACCAAATGCGGCGAGAGCGACACCACCACCGGTCTTGGCTCCTGTCCGACCGTTGGCAACATGTATGACAAGCTCTTGCCTGAGGGCATCACGGGTTTCTTTGGTGAAACGTCCGAAATCACTGGCGCCGAACACATCTGTCAGAAGCGGGCGATCAACGAAGAAGTCGGCGAACGCTGGTACAAGATGTGGAAAGCCTATTCGGACGACGTCATCTTTGCCCACCAGACAGATGACCTCTCTGACAGTCAGCCGACCAAGGGCAACATTGAGGGCGGCCTGACCACCATTGAAGAAAAGGCGCTCGGCAATCTGGAGAAGATTGGCCGGACTTCCCAGTACATCGACATTCTAGAGCCGGCCGAAGCGCCGAATTCCGGCAATGGCCTTTACTTCATGGATTCCTCGTCTGCGGCGGCAGAATGCGTGACGCTGATGGCAGCGGGCGGTGCTGTCATTCACACCTTCCCGACCGGCCAGGGCAATGTGGTTGGCAATCCGATTGTACCGGTGATCAAGATCACCGCCAATCCGCGCACGGTGCGCACCATGAGTGAACACGTGGATGTGGATGTCTCCGGCATCCTGCGCCGCGAGATGACCATTGATGAGGCCGGCGATGCGCTGATCGAGATGATCCGCCGCACCGCCAACGGCCGCAACACCGCTGCCGAAGCCCTCGGTCACCGCGAGTTCTCAATGACAAAACTCTACAGAAGCGCGTGA
- a CDS encoding UxaA family hydrolase → MSEIPHLLVHEHADNVGVVVVEGLSAGTDMLCCVTHDNSTFRLTAGADVPIGHKIALKDLKDGDTAIKYGEDIGKIIADIEKGGHVHTHNCKTKRW, encoded by the coding sequence ATGTCAGAGATACCGCATTTGCTTGTCCACGAGCATGCCGACAATGTCGGTGTTGTTGTTGTGGAAGGCTTGAGTGCCGGCACGGATATGCTGTGCTGCGTCACCCATGACAATTCCACGTTCCGGTTGACTGCCGGCGCGGATGTGCCGATCGGTCACAAGATCGCGCTGAAGGACCTGAAGGACGGCGACACGGCGATCAAATACGGCGAGGACATCGGCAAGATCATCGCCGATATCGAAAAGGGCGGCCACGTTCACACCCACAATTGCAAAACCAAGCGCTGGTAA
- a CDS encoding GntR family transcriptional regulator, protein MTEKRAQPKLYQTVFDAIIERIVSGDYGPGSMLPSEFDLAAELGVSQGTARKALIELERKGVIERRQGKGSFVTQRTPESSLFHFFRLRDADGQQVVPELSAETVRRRKSTAAEQRQLFGNPAQVFEIERTRGWHGKPLCQEVSVVPVDLFPGLAERAPLPNTLYVLFQQAYACAVIAAEDDLKAGLLGAKLAEVFHLPAETPVLFGQRRSYDLLDRVVELRASVYLTTNASYAVRMD, encoded by the coding sequence ATGACTGAAAAGCGCGCGCAGCCAAAACTCTATCAAACCGTGTTTGACGCCATCATCGAGCGTATTGTATCCGGCGATTATGGTCCTGGTTCGATGCTGCCGAGCGAATTTGATCTTGCGGCTGAACTTGGGGTCAGCCAGGGAACGGCGCGCAAGGCTCTAATCGAGCTGGAGCGAAAAGGCGTCATCGAACGCCGGCAAGGTAAAGGATCATTTGTCACCCAACGGACGCCGGAAAGTTCCCTCTTCCACTTTTTCCGCCTGCGCGATGCGGATGGCCAGCAGGTTGTTCCGGAGCTGTCGGCAGAAACCGTACGTCGGCGGAAATCGACTGCAGCCGAACAAAGGCAGCTTTTTGGAAACCCGGCTCAGGTTTTTGAAATTGAACGCACCAGGGGTTGGCACGGTAAGCCGCTGTGTCAAGAAGTGAGTGTCGTGCCAGTGGATTTGTTTCCTGGATTGGCAGAGCGGGCGCCTTTGCCCAATACCCTTTATGTGCTGTTTCAGCAGGCCTATGCCTGCGCTGTTATCGCAGCAGAAGATGATCTCAAAGCTGGGCTGCTTGGCGCGAAGCTGGCTGAGGTGTTTCATCTGCCTGCTGAAACGCCGGTTCTTTTTGGGCAGCGGCGCAGCTACGATTTGCTTGATCGTGTCGTAGAACTTCGTGCCAGCGTCTATCTGACCACGAATGCCAGTTATGCCGTCCGCATGGACTAG